Part of the Drosophila pseudoobscura strain MV-25-SWS-2005 chromosome 2, UCI_Dpse_MV25, whole genome shotgun sequence genome, ATTGGATGCTGTGctgacagcaacaaaaaaagatacaTCTCGTGTCAAGCGAAAGCGTTTTGTCGTCGAAATACTTATATCCGGACACTTTAACTGCTGCTAAATTGCCGAGACCCGTCTAATTCCGATTCCATTGCCAATTTTGCGTGACCTTTAAATAGGAGCCGCTGCCGGGCAGCCTCTGCCAGTTGCGATCCaaattttgaatgaaaaatgTTGCATTCCCCAACGAAGTACGATCCGAAGGAGCACATCTGGAGCGGTGCCCGGCTGCAGGGACTCTACAATGAAGACTTGACCGTTGGACAGATCATCTTTCGACAGCTCCGGCGGGGGCCGCAGAGGATTTTCCAAATATCCCACACGGATAATACGAGGCTAACGCGTGGCCAGATGCTGGAGAATGCCTGCAAAATGGGGGCCTATCTGAGGGGACAAAAGTTTACGATGGAGACGGATATTGTGGGTCTGATGGCCCGCAACACAACACATGTGGCAGCCGTGGCCTATGGCTGCCTCTTCAACGGCACACCCTTTCATGCCGTGAACCCGAATCTCGAGGAAAAGACCATCAGGGATCTGTACCACATCACCAAGCCCCGCATCCTCTGCTGCGACAGTCAGGACTACCAGAAGATCAAGGACATAGCCGAGGCGTTGGGGGCCATCGTTCTCATAGTAAATGGAAAGATACCCCAAGTGGCCAGCATCCCAGAGATACTTAAAACATCTCTCAGTCCAAACTATGAGCCCTCAGAGTTCGCTGGCGGCATCAATCGCACCATGGCCATCCTTTGCTCCTCGGGCACCACAGGAACCCCCAAGGCGGTGACGATTTCCAACAGCCGTAAGCTCTTCGAGTGCCACAGGTATGCACAAATGAAAGATACCCTCCAAGAACACGCTTTAAAGATACTTTTCTGCACAGCTACCTGTCCTCCAACGATGTCCAGTATGCCCCTAGTACCCTGGATTGGCTGACGGGACTCATTTCTCTAGTGACAGCTGGAGTTTATGGCACTGTCCGTCTGATATCTAGCGATATGTTTAGTCCTGGGCACTTTCTGGAGATCTGTGAGCAGCATGAAATCTCCTGGTGTATTATGGCCAATTCCCATGTGGCCATGTTGGCCAATTGTCCGCAAACCAAGGCCCAAAGGTTGAGGAGCCTCCAGCACCTGCTGTTCGCGGGCGGCCACTGCCTTGTGGCGACCCTCAGGAAGATGCAGTCCTTCCTGCACGGCCAGGGTATCCTGCGGAATGCCTATGGGCTGACGGAGCTGGGAGCCCTCGTGTCCTACAACTACGACACGCAATCGAAGCCCGAATCAGTGGGTCGTTTGATGGCCAACATTCGCGTGCGGGTTGTCGATGGCTCGGGTCAGAATCTGGCAGTCAAAGGCGTGGGGGAGATCCTCCTCCACAATGGACAGCCTTGGAGCGGATACTTCGGCAATCCCAAGGCCACGGCAGAGATGCAGGACCCCGCAGGATGGTTCCACACCGGCGATGTGGGCTTCTTTGATGAGGACAGCTATCTGCACATCGTGGAGCGCAAAAAAGACATGCTAAAGTATCTGGGAATGATGTACTATCCGCATGAGATCGAGGAAGTGATCGCCCAAATGCCTGACGTCTCGGAGGTCTGCGTTTTTGGCCTTTGGCGCGAACAGGAAGGCGACGCGGCCGCTGCCTCGGTGGTCCTTCGTCCTGAAAGCCGTATCAAGGCCTTCGAAGTGGAGGCTTTTGTGCGGGACAACATCACCGTGCCGTTCAAGCATCTCCACGGTGGGGTGCAGATCGTGCAGCAGTTGGCCAAGAGCGCCAATGGAAAGGTCAATCGTTCGGCGGTCAGAGAAAACTACATAAAGAggggctcctcctcctccagcgcTTAGATGGGCCCCCACAGATACGCAACAATGAGTTTCACTATtcaaaagatacagatacaaaatgtAAGTGGAAGTGTAAAAGCggccgggagggggggaggagggctTTGATAAGCCGGCAGCAGCTAGCACTTTGCACTCACAAGATACATATTTACGTAGATACTATCTAAACTTTGCACTGTAATATGTATCTGTCACACAAATAAAGATACATTCTaatgcaaatacaaaatttcacaTAAGATTACGCCAAATGCCACTGGAAAAATATACCTTTTGGCAAAACAGAAATGCGTTTAAAAATACTTgaattaaatgaataaatattgtatCTTTTGGATGcccaataaataaaatttatcattaagatacaaaaaaaatccTAATAGTCGAGTAAAAAGAGTTTTtgtaaaagaaaaaattcCTAAAATCCTCCTCCATTGAGAATACCCGAAAAATAGCTGAAAAAATACTAACATTTAAcggaaaataccaaaatactgaaaaaaacTAAAGCTAAGAAGAAATACGaaataataccagaaaaatacaaacaaaaaaattagaaaaatagcagaaaatacaaaaaagaatTCTAATAAAATTCAAAGATTTCATTGAAACAATCTTTTGGATATTTTGAATACTAAAATACTAAAAGAACAACTttaaaaatactgaaaaaataTCTGAAAAAATGCTAACTTTAAACtgaatataccaaaaataaaataccaaagaaatacaaaaaaaaaaaaaaattaaaagatttcaatgaaaaactattttttggatattttaaaaatgttacAAAAAGATACTTTTTTGGCAGAAAAGTGCTAAAGAAATCAGATGTACATCAattcaaataataaataaagtaaTCTTCAAGTATCTGCAATAAAGTTTGTATATATAAAGTATCTTCAAGTATCTACAATGGCTTAATGGGAATGAAATATCTAGCAGTTCAAACCAATATCTGATTGCATTAGAAACCCCattagaaaaaaaacagcttAAGCGATTAAGTCATGTATCTTTTTGATACCTATTTGTATCTGTGAAacaagtatctgtatctttcaGTATTAGTAGAACCCTGCCGCTGTTTGCTCTAGCCTATCATTTTCCAATCGAAGATTGAAGTTAATTTTCTAATAAGCACGCGATGAAATCGCAAACAAAACACCCAATTCCCGTCTAGTCAtgcaggcagagcagagcagcctccacagacgatgatgatgatgtaaTATGCAGCGATGCAgcggcccctgcccctgcccctgcctcttgCTGTGTCATGCATTTAGCAGATTCATTGAGATCGCGCACGGCACACAGGCACAACTGCTCTGGAATCAAGTGCCGCCCGTAATCAAAACTTAACTGTGAAAGTGCATGTAAGCTGAAAGTGTAAGTGTGTGCTAAGTAAAGCCCATATCCAGTaaaggcaaacagaaacaatgcgaaaattgtataaaaacgCGACTGCAGTCGCCACTTGTCACCAGTCGAGCAGCAGACGACCTGATAGAACAATTGCAGGCCATGCCTTATGCTCCCGCAAATTCATACGAAGGAGATCTCAAGATCTGGTGTGGATCGGAGATCGAAGAGTACTTTGCCCCGGATCTGTCCATTGGGGAGATTATCTTCCATGAGATGCGGAGGCATCCAAAGCTGATTGCCCAAGTGAGTATCTGTTACATCCATCTATCCCACAAGAGAGAGATACATGTGTTTGCATCTTCCAGATATCCACCACAGAGGAGACAATCCTCACCCGAGAGGAGCTCCACTCGAA contains:
- the Acsx2 gene encoding luciferin 4-monooxygenase, with the translated sequence MLHSPTKYDPKEHIWSGARLQGLYNEDLTVGQIIFRQLRRGPQRIFQISHTDNTRLTRGQMLENACKMGAYLRGQKFTMETDIVGLMARNTTHVAAVAYGCLFNGTPFHAVNPNLEEKTIRDLYHITKPRILCCDSQDYQKIKDIAEALGAIVLIVNGKIPQVASIPEILKTSLSPNYEPSEFAGGINRTMAILCSSGTTGTPKAVTISNSRKLFECHSYLSSNDVQYAPSTLDWLTGLISLVTAGVYGTVRLISSDMFSPGHFLEICEQHEISWCIMANSHVAMLANCPQTKAQRLRSLQHLLFAGGHCLVATLRKMQSFLHGQGILRNAYGLTELGALVSYNYDTQSKPESVGRLMANIRVRVVDGSGQNLAVKGVGEILLHNGQPWSGYFGNPKATAEMQDPAGWFHTGDVGFFDEDSYLHIVERKKDMLKYLGMMYYPHEIEEVIAQMPDVSEVCVFGLWREQEGDAAAASVVLRPESRIKAFEVEAFVRDNITVPFKHLHGGVQIVQQLAKSANGKVNRSAVRENYIKRGSSSSSA